A single window of Gossypium arboreum isolate Shixiya-1 chromosome 13, ASM2569848v2, whole genome shotgun sequence DNA harbors:
- the LOC108463394 gene encoding uncharacterized protein LOC108463394 yields the protein MFLMGLSMQSLMDLMLAGISLMIGLGIFAFIASILCSAAFLHHAKYVA from the coding sequence ATGTTTTTGATGGGGTTAAGCATGCAGTCGTTGATGGATTTGATGCTCGCTGGGATTTCTCTGATGATTGGGTTGGGGATTTTTGCTTTCATTGCTTCAATTCTTTGCTCTGCTGCTTTCTTGCACCATGCTAAATATGTCGCTTGa